A genomic segment from Pseudomonas sp. M30-35 encodes:
- a CDS encoding metal ABC transporter substrate-binding protein — MRNLLFAITLLLPLSLSAAEKIQVVTSFSILADLAHEIGGERIELTNFVGADADAHIYEPSPDNAKALLKADLIIANGLGFEPWLERLLASTEPSGKRIDASAGVMPLMLDEEGEQVPDPHAWQSLSNAEIYVNNIAKALSQVDPDHAQEYANRRDAYLKRLHALLKEANSRFATLPVSQRKVVTSHDAFNYLGQSWELKFIAPQGLSTNDEPSAAEVAALIRQLRREGVRAVFVENIRDPRLIQQIAEEAGATVGGTLYSDALASQPPANTYLGMFRHNLDTLMAALKP; from the coding sequence ATGCGTAACCTGCTTTTCGCCATAACCCTGTTGTTACCACTCTCGCTAAGCGCTGCAGAGAAGATTCAAGTGGTGACCAGTTTCAGCATCCTCGCCGATCTGGCTCATGAGATCGGTGGTGAGCGGATTGAGCTGACCAACTTTGTCGGTGCTGACGCCGATGCACATATATACGAACCCAGCCCTGACAATGCCAAGGCCCTGCTCAAGGCCGATTTGATCATTGCCAACGGTTTGGGCTTCGAACCCTGGCTGGAGCGCCTGCTGGCCAGCACTGAGCCAAGCGGTAAACGTATCGACGCCAGTGCTGGAGTCATGCCGTTGATGCTGGATGAGGAAGGCGAGCAGGTCCCTGATCCACACGCTTGGCAGAGCCTGAGTAACGCCGAAATCTATGTAAATAACATCGCCAAAGCCCTGAGCCAGGTCGATCCAGATCATGCCCAGGAATATGCAAACCGCCGCGATGCTTATCTGAAACGATTGCACGCACTGCTCAAGGAAGCCAACAGCAGATTTGCCACGCTCCCTGTCAGCCAGCGCAAAGTGGTGACCAGTCACGATGCTTTCAATTATTTGGGCCAGTCCTGGGAATTGAAGTTTATTGCACCGCAGGGCCTTTCCACCAATGACGAGCCTTCGGCTGCTGAAGTGGCGGCGCTGATCCGCCAATTACGCCGCGAAGGTGTACGCGCGGTGTTCGTGGAAAATATCCGAGATCCACGATTGATCCAGCAGATTGCCGAAGAGGCCGGCGCTACTGTGGGTGGAACCCTGTACTCGGATGCCTTGGCCAGCCAGCCTCCAGCCAACACTTATCTAGGCATGTTCAGGCACAACCTCGACACGCTGATGGCCGCGCTCAAACCATGA
- a CDS encoding metal ABC transporter permease, producing the protein MRRALFGGMALACSAGPLGVFLILRRMSLIGDAIAHGILPGTALAFWLFGLSLPALTLGGLAAGLGMAGLAAWVSRRTGLREDASLAALYPISLASGVLLLGLAGRKLDLLHLLFGSALAVDTTTLKGMLGTALLSLTLLFLIYRALSLDSLDPLFLRSISRFGPLAHGVFLTLVVLNLVIGFQAIGALMVVGLMMLPAAATRFWSRQLPVLLLLSAFFGATCVWLGLLLSYYANLPSGPCIVLLAGSIYVISVVLGPVHGLLHSSSPLPHN; encoded by the coding sequence ATGCGCAGGGCCCTGTTCGGAGGTATGGCGCTGGCCTGCAGTGCTGGGCCGCTGGGCGTTTTCCTGATTTTGCGACGCATGAGTCTGATCGGTGACGCCATCGCCCACGGCATCCTGCCCGGTACAGCACTTGCGTTCTGGTTGTTCGGGTTAAGTCTGCCGGCACTGACTCTGGGCGGTCTCGCCGCAGGCCTGGGCATGGCCGGGCTAGCGGCGTGGGTCAGTCGCCGCACCGGCTTACGCGAAGACGCCAGTCTGGCGGCGCTCTATCCGATATCCCTTGCCAGCGGCGTGCTTTTGCTCGGTTTGGCCGGGCGCAAACTGGATCTGCTGCACCTACTGTTCGGTTCAGCATTGGCGGTGGACACAACCACTTTAAAAGGCATGCTCGGTACAGCATTGCTGAGCCTGACACTGCTGTTCCTGATCTATCGCGCCCTCTCCCTGGACAGCCTCGACCCCCTATTCCTGCGCAGTATCAGCCGCTTTGGGCCACTGGCCCATGGGGTGTTTCTGACCCTTGTGGTACTCAACCTGGTCATTGGTTTCCAAGCGATCGGTGCATTGATGGTCGTCGGTTTAATGATGCTACCCGCCGCCGCAACGCGCTTCTGGAGTCGTCAATTACCGGTTCTATTGCTGCTCTCTGCGTTCTTTGGCGCGACGTGCGTGTGGCTGGGTCTGCTTCTGTCCTATTACGCCAATTTACCCAGCGGCCCCTGCATTGTGTTGTTGGCCGGCTCAATCTATGTGATTTCAGTCGTGTTGGGCCCGGTTCACGGTCTGCTGCACTCTTCCTCCCCCCTTCCCCACAACTAG
- a CDS encoding metal ABC transporter ATP-binding protein: MIQCHGLQWGASGLPLTPPLDLRLPTGSLTAVIGNNGSGKSSLLKVIAGLNRPLRGRVDVSVPILGGVTYLPQQQVLDRQFPMRLADLVSAGFWRSRMSRGERQARLQQTLLDWGLLGLEKHSLQALSGGELQRALLARLSLTDAQVLLLDEPEAALDELGQQLLWQHIERWQNQGRTLVLVSHSLATLSEKLDHALLVLRSGCIYAPISQFIGNRQALEQVV; encoded by the coding sequence ATGATCCAGTGCCATGGATTGCAATGGGGGGCTAGCGGCCTCCCCCTTACCCCGCCTCTTGATTTACGACTGCCTACTGGCAGCCTAACCGCAGTTATTGGCAACAACGGCTCGGGCAAAAGCAGCCTACTCAAAGTGATCGCAGGGCTGAATCGCCCTCTGCGTGGGCGAGTCGACGTAAGCGTACCAATACTGGGCGGCGTCACCTACTTGCCACAGCAGCAGGTGCTGGATCGACAATTCCCCATGCGCTTGGCTGACCTGGTCAGCGCCGGTTTCTGGCGCAGTCGCATGAGTCGTGGCGAACGCCAAGCTCGTCTGCAGCAAACCTTGCTCGACTGGGGTTTGCTTGGGCTGGAAAAACATAGCCTGCAGGCCTTGTCTGGCGGCGAGCTGCAACGAGCTCTACTGGCGCGCCTGAGCCTGACCGATGCTCAAGTATTGCTGCTCGATGAACCCGAAGCGGCGTTGGATGAGCTTGGGCAACAGCTGCTCTGGCAGCATATCGAGCGCTGGCAAAATCAAGGCAGAACCCTAGTACTGGTCAGTCATAGCCTCGCCACCCTCAGTGAGAAACTTGACCACGCCTTATTGGTTTTGCGCAGTGGTTGTATTTACGCGCCAATCAGCCAGTTCATCGGCAATCGCCAGGCACTGGAGCAGGTTGTTTGA